A region of the Cricetulus griseus strain 17A/GY chromosome 7, alternate assembly CriGri-PICRH-1.0, whole genome shotgun sequence genome:
CATTTGCTCCCTCCTGCTCTTTCCCAAAAACcctgaagaggaggagggaaaggaggagcaCTCCCAACCCACCTCCCTATGACCTAGAAGCCACTCTCCAACAAGTTACAGATGGTCCCTTTGTGCAGTGAGGTGTCAAGACCTGGTTAGAGAGCCACTTCCTGGCAtcaacctcctcctcctcctcctcctcctcagccagTCTAGTCACTCACCATCCACACCAAGACCTTGGGCCTGGGGAGGCATTTCTGCATGCTGGTCCTTATGCAGCTCAAAACGGAAGGCAGCAACTCTGCGGCTGATGTCGCGGTGTGGTGTGGCCTGCAGGAAAAGGGCCCGGCGCTCGCGGGGACCCCATCGTATGCAGCGGCCCCCAGCCAGGTCTGGGCCCTCGGCCAGTAGCAACTCTAGGTTGCCGCCCATCCGTTCAGCGAAGACCTGGGCACCGGCGAAGGGCCGCGAGGGGCGCAGACAGACGATGCTGGGCTGTGTGCCCGGATCGGGGCTGCCCAGGGTCAGGCGCAGCGCCCCGGCTGGATATAGCCATTCGATAGCGCCCTCAGTACAATACAGGGTCAGCTGCCCCACGCTGCCGGGCTCCTGGGTCAAGCCGCTGGGGACAGGACGGTGGTTCTCAGGCGGTGGCCCTTGTTCCCCTAGCCGGGTCACCCCCTTTCCCGCAGCCACCAACACCTGCGTCCACTCTGTGGAACAGGACATTGAGGTCTGTGCTTCCTCAGTTTCCACTGGTTCCCCAACACAAGATGAAAAAAGCCCTCCCCATAGTCCCTCCTAGGGATCGTACCTGCCCCTCCAGCTGCAGCGGTCCTTGGAGTAGCCGGCACGAGAAGACGTGGCCAGGAGGCCGAAGCACAGCGCGCAGAGAAGCGCGGCTACCGACATGGCTCGGGGACGCGCCGGGACCTGGGGCTGCTGCCCCGGGAGGTCGGGGCCGCAGCGGTAGCAGCCCGCGGCGCGGCCGCCCGGCCCGGCGCGTCCCCACAACCGGCGACCCCCCAACGCAGCTCTCTCTGAGCTCCGGGGCGGTGGGGGCGGGGCCTTTGCTCTCCGACCAATTGCCACAAGCCCCAGAACTTTCCGCCAATTGCAGCGCCCTCGTGGGGGCGGGGCAGGCTGAAGGCGGGAGCGCGGTCCAGGACTGGGTTGGAGTATGTAGCGGTCTTCTCTCCCCATTTGGCGATCTCCAGTACCCTGGGACCTTTGGTGggtggcggggggtgggggggttgtcgCTGTCGACTGGAATCTGGAAGGCTGCTCACTTCACTTGGCCTTCAATCAATGGACGTCAGTAGGCAGTAGGACTGTCCCTTCCTGAGAGACGGAATGGCGTCTGCAGCCAACATCTGAATTCTGGTTCCCTGTTGCTGGTACTCCGGGGAAGAGGGATTAGAACGCATGTGTCCCTGCGTCCCACAAGGGAGGGTACAGAGGGTCCTGATTAGCCTAGGCTCTGGGTCATGGAGCTAAGCCAAGCCTTGGGTTTGGGGAAGAAGTGCAAGGCGCAGCATGGCCAGGGTGGGTCTTCTTCTGCACCATACTTTTTCAAACCCACCTGCACACTTTGTGAGTGTTAAATGAATATGAAAAACGAGGCACTCTGAATACCTGCCTGGGGATGCACAGCCTGGAAACAAACTCTGGAAGTACTTGTCGATGCCACAGTGCAGATCCTGCAAGATCAACTGAAACAGAATTTTGGGAGGTCTGCGGAATGTGACTAGGTTATTCAGTGCCTGCTAGTcaggcatgaagccctgggtttgatcttctAAATAATGTTGAACTGATTGTAGTgggtcatgcctgtaatcccagcactcaggaggtagaggaaggagagcagatgttcaaggtcatccttggctacgtagtgagttcaaagccagtctaggtgggctacatgagaccctcttaaaagaaaaaacaagccgggtggtggtggtgcacgcctttaatcccagcacttgggaggcagaagcaggtggatctctgtgagttccaggccagtctgggctactgagtgagttccaggataggctccaatgctacacaaagaaaccctgtctggaaaaaacaaacgaataataataaaataaaatagactggacagatggctcagcagttaagaacatgttACTTAGCTTACAGAGGAAACAGGGCAtgtgttcccagcatccatatcaagAGGACCACAACAGcatataactccagcttcaggagattaAATGACTCTTATCTCCACAGGcacatgtactcacatgcatgcacacatgggcacacacggggacacacacacacacacaaagttaaaatataaatgaaaaataaatcataaataaaatattttcaattaaaagacatgccgggcgttggtggtgcattcctttaattccagcacttgggaggcagaggcaagcggatctcgtggtctccagagcaagtgccaggataggctccaaagctatacagagaaaccctgtctcgaaagaaaaaaaaaaaaaaagacgtcaCACAACATGATGAAATCGTAGCAGATGCCAAGGCATTTACAGACGGACACAGGACACCTGGGACAACTTTGGATGTCCAGGGGTCAACTGCAGCTGTCCAGGCCTAAGAGGTTGCAGGGCACTTTGGTTATTTGGCGGTCTCCTCAGCCCAGGCCTCTGAGGCAGACAGTAGTCTGCAGGCGCCCTCTAATGGTGACATGGAACATGAGCTGGCCAGTTTCAGGGAGTTAACTCCCCACCCTAGCCTTCTCCAGGAGAAATGACTAGAAGCCTAGCAATAGAGGGACTCCAAGAGGTAACCTGGCCTGAGAGAAGCTCTCATCTGACCTGAATCTCTATATTAGACTTTTCCCTCCCCATCTTCATCTTTAAACGACATAACAATGATTCTATTACCCTGGGAGAAGAGCAGGGCAGATGCCTCTCCTACAATTGTCAGGGAAAGGACATTTGAGCATCATTAGCTGTCAGAACACTGCTGTCCATGGGCATAGGTCCCAGAAAACCATGACTAGCCCCAGGATCCAGCATACCTGGTATAGGTGCTTTAGATAGAAACCCAGAGGAAAGGGAGCAAATGAGGGCACCCCAAATCCTGGGTAACTCTTAACCTATTTATGCTCTGGTTGGGAGTTTCCTTGAGTGTCTCAAAATTTAGTGCCCTTACCTTAAGGGATGGGTTATTAATCCTACATAAGTcagaacaaaaaccacaaaaggaACTCAGATCAAACACAGGTGTACTTCAAGAAGTTGGGAAATGGTACATGGAAGCTTGTGGCCTCCTGTAGAAGACTAGAGACCAGAATGATTGCTCCAAACTGCTAATTTGCCTGGCTTTAGCCAACAGCCACAGAATCTCAAGACCTTTGACCCAAAGAGGGTTTTctagttactttctgttgctatggcaaaACACTGATCAAAACAAAATTGGGGagtaaaaagtttatttttatacttccatatcacagtccattattgaaggaagtcagggcaggaactgaagaagagaccattgaggaatgctgcttattggcctGCTCTCTCTGGCTTGTCCACCTACCCAAGAATAGCATCTCCCACAGTAGGCTGAGTCCTCCTATAAGGCTAAGAGCTCTACTCTTCCATAGGTcttgacttcagttcccagcaaccacatagtggctcacaaccatctatgatgagatttgatgccctcttctggcatgtgggcatacatgcaggtagaatgttgtacacataataaatctttaaaaaaatgaaataagaaaatgccaattcaggtgaatctctgagttcgaggccagcctgctctattgagtgagttccaggacagtcaaggttacacacagagaaaccctgtcttaagaagcctctttttcttttattattattattattattattattattattattattattattattttattattgaatatatatatatatagagagagagagagattgaggatTGAGAGAGAGGTGCTCTGAGGTAGGGAAATGCCTCAAAAACAtgtcccacaggccaatctgatggaggaaattcctcaattgagtttctctcttcccaagtgtattaagttgacaaccaagataaGCCATCACAAGGATTATCCAAGCTGGAAACCATCCTGACACCTgtttcctgtcctggcttccccgGGGCCTTGTACTGCACTTCATAGGATGTGGTGGGCAGCAGCAGAGGGAGGCCTCAGTTGTTATTTCAAGTGTCACCACTCAGGCTGCCCATCTCCAGTCATGGCTGTCCCCTGTAATACAGGCCTTTGCAGGTTCAGGACATTGATGCCATGCCCACAGTGTGCCAGACCCTGAGAGCAGAGGATAGGCAGCCCCAACATGCAGCAGGAGAGTTGATGGCAGACATGCCGCTGACTCACAACGAACAGGCCATCTAATGAGGCGATTTGGGAAAGAGATACAAGTAGGAGGGTTGACAGGGGTTAGAGACATGATGGCCCCAGGACCATAGAGCTTTGAACAAACACAaccacaaaatatataaatgggAAAGATAGCAGGGTCATCTCCCTAGGCTTATGGCAGTGGGTGAATTTAGGTTTCTCCCTGATCTTGtgagaaaaccaaaaaaggatAACAAGTCTCCTGCCTGCCCAAGACTCCTCTCTTCACAGATCTCAAATTTCACTTGGAGCCAGATGGGCACTAGATGCAGCTGACCAGAGACCCTTCTTTGTCCCTAGCTACTACACCTGTGACACCAGGACCCTTACAGCCAGGACTGAGCATGGGTGGGGCTGCTGGGTGTGAACAAAGGAGACAGTTCCTACAACTGATGGGCAGGGGATACCGGGGACCCTGTAAAATGCACCAGTGGCACCCAGTGTGAGCACTGCCTTTGGTTACTGTACCCAGCTGGACATTAGCAGCTTCAGGGTGATTCAGCCATCAGCCCCTTGAACACAGAGACCTCATCCAGGACATAATCATAGCTGCCAGCCCAGCACTTCAAGGGTCTGGCATTAAGAtttctatctgtttatttttttcattttttgttgagAAGCCCACCCTGTAACACCTTGTATCTCCTGAGGAGTCCAAAATGCAGCTGCTGATTGATTTGAAGCTGAGCTAAAAATAGCCACCGGCTCCAGCCAGGGCCAGGGGAAAATATCCCATTGCTAGGAGACAACCGTTGCTGGGAGACCGCCATCACTAGGCGACGACGATGCGTGCTGCTGAGGTGACAGCTGGGCCCTGAGTCATCCTCAGCCTTGACAGGGGGCGGGCCAGGCCAGAGCAGAGGCCACCAGAGAACCTTGGTGCCCCCACCCTGTCATCTGGACAGTTAGATGGCAGCTGTCCACCTGCATCTCTCCAGTGTTCTTGAGCCTCTGACTCTGGGCTGGGATAGAGTGGAGGAACAGGAGGGCCCAGGGGTATagatggggaaaggaagaagaatggaaAGGAACACAGGGTAAGTAAAGGAGAGAGATGTAGGAAAAGAGGGTAGAGAGGCCCAGAGACAGAGAGTACCTATCTAGCCCCAAGATGACTCACTTTGTCCTTGAGGGGTTGCTCACCACCAATAATGTGCTAAAAAGTATTCAGGGCTCCTTCCTTAGATCCCAGCCACATTTCCAAGAAAGGGTTCAGGGAAGGATTAGACCCAGCCATGTGTCTCCCTCTCCACACTAGAACTTCATAAGGACATGCCTGAGGATCTCCTGTGATTAGATTTAGGGAGCCTGTGCAGTTGCCATTCTAGACCCAGGGAGTGGTCCCCTGATGGTCCCTCAGCCCTCTAAGCCAAATGTGCCAGCAGCCCCATGCATGCAGAGTCCCCATCACTGTAGAGCTGGACCCCAGC
Encoded here:
- the Metrn gene encoding meteorin isoform X2, translated to MSVAALLCALCFGLLATSSRAGYSKDRCSWRGSGLTQEPGSVGQLTLYCTEGAIEWLYPAGALRLTLGSPDPGTQPSIVCLRPSRPFAGAQVFAERMGGNLELLLAEGPDLAGGRCIRWGPRERRALFLQATPHRDISRRVAAFRFELHKDQHAEMPPQAQGLGVDGACRPCSDAELLLAACTSDFGLPTTWSCKNQSSLWWPPVSSARHCHCSRKRAQRARARARPPFVPRCAVVCVLAQALSFSWAGADLVKPGWAVLPAFKSSAVSIQLPLKPTSTHVRWHWTERPGSKPPSELLLGMGEQVMKAPKVEAETAKGMVVCEQVD
- the Metrn gene encoding meteorin isoform X3, with the translated sequence MSVAALLCALCFGLLATSSRAGYSKDRCSWRGSGLTQEPGSVGQLTLYCTEGAIEWLYPAGALRLTLGSPDPGTQPSIVCLRPSRPFAGAQVFAERMGGNLELLLAEGPDLAGGRCIRWGPRERRALFLQATPHRDISRRVAAFRFELHKDQHAEMPPQAQGLGVDGACRPCSDAELLLAACTSDFVIHGTIHRVAHDMELQESVITVVATRVIRQTLPLFQEEGSEGQGQGQASIRTPLRCGVRPGPGSFLFMGWSRFGEAWLGCAPRFQEFSRVYSAALKAHLNPCEVALD